The stretch of DNA TGACCCTGCTGTTCTGGTGCGTGGTGGTGGTCAATCTGCTGGTGCCGTTTGTTCATCCGCTGCATGTGCTGGTCAATCTGGCCGGCGCCCTGCTGCTGGCGCTGCATGTTCTGGAGTTGCTGTTCTGCCGCCTCAAGGGGCGTCCCAACCCGTGGCGCGACCGTCTGCGAGTCCTGCTGTTCGGCGTATTTCACCTGCAAACCATCCCGGCCCCGGCCGCTCCGGAGGCTTCTTCCCATGCGTAAACTTTGCCTGCTCGCTGCATTCATCAGTCCCCTGGCCTGCGCCCAGGTGGTCAGCGTCGAAACCAACTCGCTGATGCGTCTGCCCAACACCGCCAGCACCTTGCAGCTGGAACGGCTGGAAGTGGCGGACTACGGCACTTTGCTGATTCCCTCCAACGTGACCGAACTGACCGTTGGCGAATTGCGTCTGGGCCACGAAGCGCGCATCGCGATCGTCCCGAGCGAACAGGCGCTGGACATGAAAGTCAGCCGTGCGCAGTTGTCCGAAGGCAGCCTGATCACCGCTCGCGGCGCGCCGGGCACTTATGAAAAAGCCGCCCGTGCCGGGCGCAATCTGAATTTGCAGTTCAAGGCGTTGAATGCGCCAAAGCTGTTGGTTGATGCTCGTGGCGGTACGGGCGCACCGGGTTTTGTCGGCCTCGATGGCGGCAACGGTGAAGATCCGGGCTGCACCTGGGGCGAGGCCGGTCACGGTTTTGATGGCAGCAACGGCAGCGACGGTCAGCCGGGCGCACCGGGTGCGTTGGTGCGCCTTGAAGTGC from Pseudomonas sp. P8_229 encodes:
- a CDS encoding DUF1145 domain-containing protein, whose amino-acid sequence is MKVFWGLGRLLTLLFWCVVVVNLLVPFVHPLHVLVNLAGALLLALHVLELLFCRLKGRPNPWRDRLRVLLFGVFHLQTIPAPAAPEASSHA
- a CDS encoding collagen-like protein yields the protein MRKLCLLAAFISPLACAQVVSVETNSLMRLPNTASTLQLERLEVADYGTLLIPSNVTELTVGELRLGHEARIAIVPSEQALDMKVSRAQLSEGSLITARGAPGTYEKAARAGRNLNLQFKALNAPKLLVDARGGTGAPGFVGLDGGNGEDPGCTWGEAGHGFDGSNGSDGQPGAPGALVRLEVPHEFPAELIKVNVAGGAGGPAGVGGKAGQGGKSKGCLVYRADGGKSGKAGADGLPGPVGAAGAVTVQRL